A DNA window from Novosphingobium sp. RL4 contains the following coding sequences:
- the astD gene encoding succinylglutamate-semialdehyde dehydrogenase, translating to MSELRSYDPASGALVWEGEIATPEAVKAALARARAAFPGWASLPVAARVEAAQRFKAVLEARKEAIAETISRETGKPLWETRTELASMIGKVGISIAAQAERAGEKRSDMPFGQAVLRHRPHGVMAVLGPFNFPGHLPNGHIVPALLAGNTVVFKPSEMTPATGQAMADAWAEAGLPEGVFQIVHGARETGEALVAGHIDGLLFTGSAGAGAHFRRVFADRPDVILALELGGNNPLVVWDGDVDEAASVIVQSSFITTGQRCSCARRVIVPDSPFGAALIDAVGALADRIAIGEWNDTPEPWIGPLISEAAAEAAIDRFAELAARGARIVRPFGGVAGRSGAFVTPGMIDVTGIAVPDEEIFAPVIQITRAPDFNAAMAAANATRFGLSAGLVSADDALWDRFVLESRAGVVNRNRPTTGAAGSMPFGGLGDSGNHRPSAYYAADYCAYPVASFEAATAAGNSGALTGKLR from the coding sequence ATGAGCGAGCTCCGGTCCTACGATCCGGCGAGCGGTGCGCTCGTCTGGGAGGGTGAGATCGCCACCCCGGAAGCCGTGAAGGCCGCGCTCGCCCGCGCCCGCGCGGCCTTCCCCGGCTGGGCCTCGCTTCCCGTCGCCGCGCGCGTCGAGGCGGCACAGCGGTTCAAGGCCGTGCTCGAAGCCCGCAAGGAGGCGATTGCCGAGACGATCTCGCGCGAGACCGGCAAGCCGCTCTGGGAAACCCGCACCGAACTGGCCTCGATGATCGGCAAGGTCGGCATCTCGATCGCCGCACAGGCCGAGCGTGCCGGCGAGAAGCGCAGCGACATGCCGTTCGGACAGGCCGTTCTGCGCCACCGCCCGCACGGTGTCATGGCGGTGCTCGGGCCGTTCAACTTCCCCGGCCACTTGCCGAACGGCCACATCGTTCCTGCCCTGCTGGCGGGGAACACCGTGGTCTTCAAGCCCTCGGAAATGACCCCCGCGACCGGGCAGGCCATGGCCGATGCCTGGGCCGAAGCGGGGCTGCCCGAAGGCGTGTTCCAGATCGTCCACGGAGCCCGCGAAACCGGCGAGGCGCTGGTCGCCGGACATATCGACGGACTGCTGTTCACCGGCTCGGCAGGCGCGGGTGCGCATTTCCGGCGGGTCTTCGCTGATCGGCCCGACGTGATCCTCGCCCTCGAACTCGGCGGCAACAACCCGCTGGTGGTCTGGGACGGCGACGTCGATGAAGCCGCCTCGGTCATCGTCCAGTCGAGCTTCATCACCACCGGCCAGCGCTGCTCCTGCGCCCGCCGCGTCATCGTGCCGGACAGCCCGTTCGGTGCCGCGCTCATCGATGCCGTCGGCGCATTGGCGGACCGGATCGCGATCGGCGAATGGAACGATACGCCCGAACCCTGGATCGGCCCGCTGATCTCGGAAGCCGCCGCCGAGGCCGCGATCGACCGGTTCGCCGAACTCGCCGCGCGCGGTGCCAGGATCGTCCGTCCGTTCGGCGGCGTGGCAGGCCGCAGCGGCGCCTTCGTCACCCCCGGCATGATCGACGTGACCGGGATCGCGGTGCCGGACGAGGAAATCTTCGCCCCGGTGATCCAGATCACCCGCGCGCCAGACTTCAACGCCGCCATGGCCGCCGCCAACGCGACCCGCTTCGGCCTCTCCGCCGGGCTTGTCAGCGCCGATGACGCCCTGTGGGACCGCTTCGTGCTGGAAAGCCGCGCCGGCGTGGTCAACCGCAACCGCCCCACCACGGGCGCTGCGGGCTCGATGCCGTTCGGCGGTCTGGGCGACAGCGGCAATCACCGGCCGAGCGCCTATTACGCGGCCGACTACTGCGCCTATCCGGTCGCCAGCTTCGAGGCGGCAACGGCTGCCGGCAACAGCGGCGCACTCACAGGCAAGCTGCGCTGA
- a CDS encoding hydrolase produces the protein MAGLTGAEQELLAPVARAPILAHTLDWAAINSGTAHVEGLAAMAARLADAFAILPGDVRLVDPAPVEKVNAQGRLREVVHGRHLVVSVRPQAERRVILTGHMDTVYPREHPFQTCDWLDDNTLHGPGTADMKGGLALMLAGLAAYERSGPTLGYDVLVNSDEETGSLSSAALIAGLAKDKLAALTYEPALPGGQMARARPGSGNYAVVVQGRSAHAGRNPEDGRNAVVAAGDLALRLAAMRRPGLSVNPARIEGGAPNNTVPDLAILHFNMRPATPELAAEAQALIDAMVAEVTAIHDVHVHLHGHVSRPPKAISTATEALYGLVSKAAADLGQPMSWKDTGGVCDGNNIAACGVPVLDTMGALGGAIHSPDEFLLADSLDARARLTALVLHRLDRTGVLAA, from the coding sequence ATGGCGGGCCTGACCGGAGCCGAACAGGAACTGCTCGCCCCGGTCGCGCGCGCACCGATCCTCGCCCACACGCTGGACTGGGCGGCGATCAACAGCGGCACCGCCCATGTCGAGGGGCTGGCGGCGATGGCCGCGCGCCTTGCCGATGCCTTCGCGATCCTGCCGGGCGATGTCCGGCTGGTCGATCCCGCCCCGGTCGAAAAAGTCAACGCGCAGGGCCGGCTCCGCGAAGTCGTCCATGGCCGCCATCTGGTGGTCTCCGTGCGCCCGCAGGCCGAACGGCGCGTGATCCTCACCGGCCACATGGACACCGTCTACCCTCGCGAACATCCGTTCCAGACTTGCGACTGGCTGGACGACAACACGCTTCACGGCCCTGGCACCGCCGACATGAAGGGCGGCCTCGCGCTGATGCTGGCGGGACTTGCCGCCTACGAACGATCCGGGCCGACGCTGGGCTACGACGTCCTCGTCAACAGCGACGAGGAGACCGGTTCGCTCTCCTCCGCTGCCCTGATCGCCGGTCTGGCGAAGGACAAGCTGGCGGCGCTGACCTATGAACCCGCGCTGCCCGGCGGGCAGATGGCGCGGGCGCGGCCCGGTTCGGGCAACTACGCGGTCGTCGTTCAAGGCCGCTCGGCCCACGCCGGGCGCAATCCCGAGGACGGGCGCAATGCGGTGGTCGCGGCCGGCGACCTCGCCCTACGCCTTGCCGCGATGCGGCGCCCGGGCCTTTCCGTGAACCCCGCCAGGATCGAAGGCGGCGCCCCTAACAATACCGTGCCGGACCTTGCGATCCTGCACTTCAACATGCGCCCCGCCACCCCCGAACTCGCCGCCGAGGCGCAGGCCCTGATCGATGCCATGGTGGCCGAAGTGACCGCCATCCACGACGTGCATGTCCACCTGCACGGTCACGTCTCGCGCCCGCCCAAGGCGATCTCGACGGCGACCGAGGCGCTTTACGGCCTCGTCAGCAAGGCCGCCGCCGACCTGGGACAGCCGATGAGCTGGAAGGACACTGGCGGCGTGTGCGACGGCAACAATATCGCCGCCTGCGGCGTGCCGGTGCTCGACACCATGGGCGCGCTGGGCGGCGCCATCCATTCGCCCGACGAATTCCTGCTGGCCGATTCCCTCGACGCCCGCGCCCGCCTCACCGCCCTGGTCCTGCACCGTCTGGACCGCACCGGAGTACTTGCCGCATGA
- a CDS encoding arginine N-succinyltransferase: MTFLLRTAQEKDLEALYRMAKGTGGGFTNLPPDKPTLEAKLTRTAKSFARESDEIANDLFVFILEDTESGKVRGTCQAFSQVGTELPFYSYRIGRITQHSKELDRTFRADMLTLCTDLDGASEVGGLYLDATERSAGVGKLLARSRYLFIRMHRARFGDTTLAELRGAIDDAGNSPFWDGLAGRFFDMSFRDADEFNAKHGNQFIADLMPKHPIYTALLSEAARQVMGQPHYSGRPAMRMLENEGFAFQNYVDIFDGGPTMIARTDHIRTVQEARTAPITALVEDDGTEASHLVATGHLATFRACLGHVDTADGGVVLDSAAAALLGVAPGDTITYASA, translated from the coding sequence ATGACGTTCCTCCTGCGCACCGCACAGGAAAAGGACCTTGAAGCCCTTTACCGCATGGCCAAGGGCACCGGGGGCGGCTTCACCAATCTCCCGCCAGACAAGCCGACACTCGAAGCCAAGCTCACCCGCACCGCGAAGAGCTTCGCGCGCGAGAGCGACGAGATCGCCAACGATCTCTTCGTATTCATTCTCGAGGACACCGAATCCGGCAAAGTGCGCGGCACCTGCCAGGCGTTCTCGCAAGTCGGCACGGAACTGCCGTTCTATTCCTATCGCATCGGCCGCATCACCCAGCATTCCAAGGAGCTGGACCGCACGTTCCGCGCCGACATGCTGACCCTCTGCACCGATCTCGACGGCGCGAGCGAAGTGGGCGGGCTCTACCTCGACGCCACCGAGCGTTCGGCGGGCGTGGGGAAACTGCTCGCCCGGAGCCGCTACCTGTTCATCCGGATGCACCGTGCGCGGTTCGGCGACACCACGCTGGCCGAACTGCGCGGCGCCATCGACGATGCCGGCAACTCCCCGTTCTGGGACGGGCTCGCCGGGCGCTTCTTCGACATGAGCTTCCGCGATGCCGACGAATTCAACGCCAAGCACGGCAACCAGTTCATCGCCGACCTCATGCCCAAGCATCCGATCTACACCGCGCTCCTTTCCGAAGCCGCGCGGCAGGTCATGGGCCAGCCGCACTATTCGGGCCGTCCGGCGATGCGGATGCTGGAAAACGAGGGCTTCGCCTTCCAGAATTACGTCGACATCTTCGACGGCGGGCCGACCATGATCGCCCGCACCGATCACATCCGCACCGTGCAGGAAGCCCGCACGGCGCCGATCACCGCCCTGGTGGAGGATGACGGGACCGAGGCCAGCCACCTCGTCGCCACCGGCCATCTCGCCACGTTCCGCGCCTGCCTCGGCCATGTCGACACGGCGGATGGCGGCGTCGTGCTGGACAGTGCGGCGGCAGCCCTGCTCGGCGTCGCGCCGGGCGACACGATCACTTACGCCAGCGCCTGA
- a CDS encoding N-succinylarginine dihydrolase, whose protein sequence is MLTEINFDGIVGPTHNYAGLSLGNLASARNLGKVSAPRAAALQGIAKMRANLERGLAQGFFLPQRRPDAGWLARLGTTPETASATLRANALSASSMWAANAATVSPAPDTADGRCHLTAANLVTMPHRSHEWQETLAQLRIAFANDAHFAVHAPVPPPFGDEGAANHMRLCARHDAPGVEVFVYGEAGGPFPARQHREASAAVARRHGLDPERTILALQSAEAIAAGAFHNDVVAVANERVLFTHEQAFADREGFYADLRAKLPEVEIVEVPASEVSLADAIRSYLFNAQLVTLPSGEAALVLPGEARETPAVWAWLEGHVSGNGPIRHLFVHDLRESMANGGGPACLRLRVVANPAAVDPRFMATPEKLDRIEALVARLWPEHIAVEDLSNPALWADCLSARAALCKELGLEELDRDAF, encoded by the coding sequence ATGCTCACCGAGATCAATTTCGACGGCATCGTCGGCCCGACCCACAACTATGCAGGCCTCAGCCTCGGCAATCTCGCCTCGGCCCGGAACCTCGGCAAGGTCTCAGCCCCGCGCGCCGCAGCCCTGCAGGGCATCGCCAAGATGCGCGCGAACCTGGAACGCGGGCTGGCGCAGGGCTTTTTCCTGCCCCAGCGCCGCCCCGATGCAGGTTGGCTGGCCCGGCTCGGCACCACGCCCGAAACGGCGAGCGCAACGCTCCGGGCCAATGCCCTCTCGGCCTCGTCGATGTGGGCCGCCAATGCCGCCACTGTCTCTCCCGCGCCCGACACCGCCGACGGTCGCTGCCATCTCACTGCGGCGAACCTCGTCACGATGCCGCACCGCAGCCACGAATGGCAGGAGACGCTGGCGCAGCTCCGAATCGCCTTCGCCAATGACGCGCATTTCGCCGTCCACGCCCCGGTGCCGCCCCCCTTCGGCGATGAAGGCGCCGCCAATCACATGCGCCTCTGCGCCCGCCACGATGCGCCGGGCGTGGAGGTCTTCGTCTACGGCGAGGCGGGCGGCCCGTTCCCCGCCCGCCAGCACCGTGAAGCCAGCGCCGCCGTTGCCCGCCGCCACGGCCTGGACCCGGAGCGCACGATCCTTGCCCTCCAGTCGGCCGAGGCCATCGCCGCCGGCGCCTTCCACAACGATGTCGTCGCGGTCGCCAACGAGCGCGTGCTGTTCACGCACGAACAGGCCTTCGCCGACCGCGAGGGCTTTTACGCCGACTTGCGCGCGAAGCTGCCGGAAGTGGAAATCGTCGAGGTCCCCGCAAGCGAGGTGAGCCTTGCCGATGCGATCCGCTCCTACCTGTTCAATGCCCAGCTGGTAACGCTGCCCTCGGGCGAGGCTGCGCTCGTGCTGCCCGGAGAAGCGCGGGAAACGCCGGCCGTGTGGGCCTGGCTGGAAGGCCATGTCTCCGGCAACGGGCCGATCCGCCATCTCTTCGTCCATGACTTGCGCGAATCGATGGCCAATGGCGGCGGCCCCGCCTGCCTGCGCCTTCGCGTCGTCGCCAATCCCGCGGCGGTAGACCCGCGCTTCATGGCGACGCCTGAAAAGCTCGACCGCATCGAAGCCCTCGTCGCGCGCCTCTGGCCCGAACACATCGCCGTGGAAGACCTGTCGAACCCCGCCCTCTGGGCCGATTGCCTTTCCGCCCGCGCCGCACTCTGCAAGGAACTGGGGCTTGAGGAACTGGACCGGGATGCGTTCTGA
- a CDS encoding HAD family phosphatase, translating into MALISETVRSSLLPDPIRAAIFDMDGTLLDTEAAHGRAFAQTGKAMGYPLAEELQASMVGIHRDGSRRLVADFMGPDFPLDRFFAESDAVFEAMLEAGIPLRPGADVILAHFAKAGVPMAIATSSEAPYAQQRLEKAGLLHYFDVVVTRNDVAQAKPHPEPYLLAASRLGVDPAHCVAIEDSPAGVRSATAAGIATVMVPDLLPATEEQTLVCAQVLPSLHALRDLLLAPAES; encoded by the coding sequence ATGGCCCTGATTTCAGAAACCGTTCGCTCTTCCCTTCTTCCCGATCCGATCCGCGCCGCGATCTTCGACATGGACGGCACCCTGCTCGATACCGAGGCCGCGCATGGCAGGGCTTTCGCGCAGACCGGCAAGGCGATGGGCTATCCGCTGGCCGAAGAACTGCAGGCCTCCATGGTCGGCATCCACCGCGATGGATCGCGCCGGCTGGTGGCGGACTTCATGGGGCCTGACTTTCCGCTCGACCGGTTCTTTGCGGAGAGCGACGCGGTGTTCGAAGCCATGCTAGAAGCCGGAATTCCGCTTCGTCCCGGCGCGGACGTGATTCTGGCGCACTTCGCCAAGGCAGGCGTGCCGATGGCGATCGCCACGTCTTCCGAGGCGCCTTATGCGCAGCAGCGGCTGGAGAAGGCCGGGCTGCTCCACTATTTCGATGTCGTCGTCACCCGCAACGACGTGGCGCAGGCAAAGCCACATCCCGAACCCTATCTCCTGGCCGCCAGCCGTCTGGGCGTCGATCCGGCGCACTGCGTCGCCATCGAGGACAGCCCGGCGGGCGTTCGCTCGGCCACGGCGGCAGGGATCGCCACGGTCATGGTACCCGATCTCCTGCCTGCGACCGAGGAACAGACACTGGTCTGCGCGCAGGTTCTGCCGAGCCTCCATGCACTGCGCGACCTGCTGCTGGCGCCTGCGGAAAGCTGA
- the maiA gene encoding maleylacetoacetate isomerase, with translation MRLHGYWRSSTSYRLRIALALKGLEYEQVEVNLLGAEQRSEEYRRLNPFGGVPALEVDGRIYAQSMAILEWLDERFPDRPLLPRDVEDRFAVRELAMAIATELHAPLNLPVLAYLKHDLGHSQDEIDVWYRHWIARTFEGVEARLAQRGAGEFLLGAPGMFECVLMPQLYNARRFSCDLGAFPHLTQIEAACREHPAFAAAHPDVQAARPS, from the coding sequence GTGCGGCTTCATGGCTACTGGCGCAGCTCCACCAGCTATCGCCTGCGGATTGCGCTGGCCCTCAAGGGGTTGGAATACGAGCAGGTCGAAGTGAACCTGCTTGGCGCGGAGCAGCGCTCCGAGGAATACCGCCGCCTGAATCCCTTCGGCGGTGTTCCGGCGCTGGAGGTCGACGGGCGCATCTACGCGCAGTCGATGGCGATCCTGGAATGGCTCGACGAGCGTTTCCCGGACCGTCCGCTGCTCCCCCGCGATGTCGAGGATCGTTTCGCCGTGCGCGAACTGGCCATGGCGATTGCCACCGAACTTCACGCACCGCTCAACTTGCCGGTGCTGGCTTACCTCAAACATGACCTCGGCCATTCGCAGGACGAGATCGATGTCTGGTATCGGCACTGGATCGCCCGCACTTTCGAGGGCGTGGAGGCGCGGCTGGCGCAGCGCGGGGCGGGGGAGTTCCTGCTCGGCGCGCCCGGCATGTTCGAATGCGTTCTTATGCCGCAGCTCTATAATGCGCGGCGATTTTCCTGCGATCTCGGGGCCTTTCCGCATCTGACGCAGATCGAGGCGGCTTGCCGGGAGCACCCGGCTTTCGCCGCGGCGCATCCCGACGTTCAGGCGGCTCGCCCCTCCTGA
- a CDS encoding VOC family protein yields MTEQSPQPAPILGGIHHVAYRCRDAKETVDFYRDVMGMDFMLAIAEDKVPSTGAPDPYMHVFLDCGGGNVLAFFELPNAPEMGRDEATPAWVQHIAFKVESEEGLLAAKQRAEARGLEVVGPVHHGVFKSIYFFDPNGHRLELAWQFGTSSQMASLRAVADDMLEEWSRTRKAPRHAAWLHEKIAAET; encoded by the coding sequence ATGACTGAACAGAGCCCCCAACCGGCCCCCATTCTCGGCGGAATCCACCATGTCGCCTACCGCTGCCGCGACGCCAAGGAGACCGTGGACTTCTACCGCGATGTGATGGGCATGGATTTCATGCTTGCCATTGCCGAGGACAAGGTGCCCTCCACCGGCGCGCCCGATCCCTACATGCATGTCTTCCTCGACTGCGGCGGCGGCAACGTGCTGGCTTTCTTCGAGCTGCCGAATGCGCCCGAGATGGGCCGGGACGAGGCGACCCCGGCCTGGGTCCAGCATATCGCCTTCAAGGTCGAGAGCGAGGAAGGTCTGCTTGCCGCCAAACAGCGGGCCGAAGCGCGCGGGCTGGAAGTGGTGGGCCCGGTCCACCACGGGGTGTTCAAGTCGATCTATTTCTTCGATCCGAACGGCCACCGCCTCGAACTGGCCTGGCAATTCGGGACCTCCAGCCAGATGGCGAGCCTCAGGGCGGTTGCGGATGACATGCTGGAGGAGTGGTCGCGTACCCGCAAGGCACCGCGCCATGCCGCGTGGCTGCACGAGAAGATCGCGGCGGAGACCTGA
- the hppD gene encoding 4-hydroxyphenylpyruvate dioxygenase, which yields MTDIFDNPIGLDGFEFVEFSAPEKGVLEPVFEAMGFTKIARHRSKDVELWRQGGINFITNYEPHSPAWFFSREHGPSACGMGFRVRDARAAYAELLARSAEPIQVATGPMELHLPGIRGIGNSIIYLIDRYERIDENGESDGALSIYDIDFEYLPGVDRHPVGAGFDLIDHLTHNVYGGRMAYWADYYEKLFNFREIRYFDIKGEYTGLTSKALTAPDGKIRIPLNEEAEGGKGQIDEFLRAFNGEGIQHIALICDDLIGAWDRLKSLGVPFMTAPPETYYEMLAERLPGHGEPADELKARGILLDGTTDGGQPRLLLQIFAEARVGPVFFEFIQRKGDDGFGNGNFKALFESMERDQIRRGVLKPAESPAREMEEPAE from the coding sequence ATGACCGACATCTTCGACAACCCCATCGGCCTCGACGGATTCGAGTTCGTTGAATTCTCCGCACCCGAGAAGGGCGTGCTGGAGCCGGTTTTCGAAGCGATGGGCTTTACCAAGATCGCCCGCCACCGTTCGAAGGACGTTGAGCTTTGGCGTCAGGGCGGGATCAACTTCATCACAAATTACGAGCCGCACAGCCCGGCCTGGTTCTTCAGCCGCGAACACGGTCCCTCCGCCTGCGGCATGGGATTCCGCGTCAGGGACGCCCGCGCTGCCTATGCCGAACTTCTGGCGCGTTCGGCCGAGCCGATCCAGGTCGCGACCGGCCCGATGGAACTGCACCTTCCCGGCATTCGCGGCATCGGCAATTCCATCATCTACCTGATCGACCGTTATGAGCGGATCGATGAAAACGGGGAAAGCGACGGCGCGCTGTCGATCTATGACATCGATTTCGAATATCTGCCGGGGGTGGACCGCCACCCGGTCGGCGCTGGGTTCGACCTGATCGACCACCTCACGCATAACGTCTATGGCGGCCGCATGGCCTATTGGGCGGATTATTACGAGAAGCTCTTCAATTTCCGCGAGATTCGCTACTTCGACATCAAGGGCGAATATACCGGCCTGACCTCCAAGGCGCTCACCGCGCCGGACGGCAAGATCCGCATCCCGCTCAACGAGGAAGCCGAGGGCGGCAAGGGCCAGATCGACGAGTTCCTCCGGGCCTTCAACGGTGAGGGCATCCAGCATATCGCCCTGATCTGCGACGATCTCATCGGCGCATGGGATCGTCTGAAGTCGCTTGGCGTGCCCTTCATGACCGCGCCGCCGGAAACCTATTACGAGATGCTGGCCGAGCGCCTGCCCGGGCACGGCGAGCCGGCCGACGAACTCAAGGCGCGCGGCATCCTGCTGGATGGTACGACCGACGGCGGCCAGCCGCGCCTGCTGCTCCAGATCTTCGCCGAAGCGCGGGTGGGGCCGGTGTTCTTCGAATTCATCCAGCGCAAGGGCGACGACGGCTTCGGCAACGGCAACTTCAAGGCGCTGTTCGAGAGCATGGAGCGCGACCAGATCCGCCGCGGCGTGCTGAAGCCTGCCGAGAGCCCCGCCCGAGAGATGGAAGAACCGGCGGAATAG
- the phhA gene encoding phenylalanine 4-monooxygenase, whose protein sequence is MKKPSTETSTSGLRGEYEGAAADYTVGQDWHSYTPEMHQRWRRLHARQSALVATHACAAFREGLARLDCAEGIPRFEDANAILGPATGWQLVGVPGFIPDAVFFDHLAHRRFPVTRWLREEHELDYLVEPDVFHDFFGHVPMLLDPTIADFLELYGKAGTRAMAMDALDMLARIYWYTIEFGLVREDGGLKVFGAGIISSSSETRYSIEDREVLRLPFDAVRVMRTGYMIDSFQKTYFVLESLPQLIEDLVGLDFGPVYETWRAAPPIPAGDLLSGETPFGELTP, encoded by the coding sequence ATGAAGAAGCCGTCGACAGAGACATCCACGAGCGGGCTTCGGGGAGAGTACGAAGGCGCCGCCGCCGACTATACCGTCGGCCAGGATTGGCATTCCTACACCCCGGAGATGCACCAACGCTGGCGCCGCCTCCACGCGAGGCAATCGGCGCTGGTGGCGACGCATGCCTGTGCGGCCTTCCGCGAAGGGCTCGCGCGGCTGGACTGTGCGGAGGGTATTCCGCGCTTCGAGGATGCCAATGCGATTCTCGGCCCTGCTACCGGCTGGCAGCTTGTCGGCGTGCCCGGTTTCATTCCCGATGCGGTGTTCTTCGACCATCTCGCCCATCGCCGCTTCCCGGTGACGCGCTGGCTGCGGGAGGAACATGAACTGGACTACCTCGTCGAGCCGGACGTGTTCCATGATTTCTTCGGCCATGTGCCGATGCTGCTGGACCCGACGATCGCCGATTTCCTGGAGCTTTACGGCAAGGCCGGAACGCGGGCGATGGCGATGGACGCGCTCGACATGCTGGCACGGATCTACTGGTACACCATCGAGTTCGGGCTGGTGCGCGAGGATGGCGGGCTGAAGGTCTTCGGCGCCGGGATCATCTCCTCGTCCAGCGAGACGCGCTATTCGATCGAGGATCGCGAGGTCCTGCGCCTGCCGTTCGATGCGGTCCGCGTCATGCGCACGGGCTACATGATCGACTCCTTCCAGAAGACCTATTTCGTCCTCGAAAGCCTGCCGCAGCTGATCGAGGACCTCGTCGGGCTGGACTTCGGCCCGGTCTACGAAACCTGGCGCGCCGCGCCGCCCATTCCCGCCGGAGACCTGCTTTCCGGCGAAACCCCCTTCGGAGAACTGACCCCATGA
- a CDS encoding Lrp/AsnC family transcriptional regulator, with the protein MQLDLFDRKIIASLQEDARMAVAQVAERTALSATPVSRRIKRLEDEGVILGYAPVLDPRKLGFEIEAYVLINLNAHIDENITRFEQAIRDNPYVIACHAVTGDMDYLVHIIARDVEHLSQITLKTLVRIPGVRDVKSSIVLEAIKEPRTLPLE; encoded by the coding sequence ATGCAGCTCGACCTTTTCGACCGCAAGATCATCGCATCGCTACAGGAAGACGCGCGCATGGCGGTGGCGCAAGTGGCGGAACGCACCGCCCTTTCCGCCACGCCGGTAAGCCGCCGGATCAAGCGTCTGGAAGATGAAGGCGTGATCCTGGGCTATGCGCCGGTGCTCGACCCGCGCAAGCTGGGCTTCGAGATCGAAGCCTATGTGCTCATCAACCTCAACGCCCATATCGACGAGAACATCACGCGCTTCGAACAGGCGATCCGCGACAATCCCTATGTCATCGCCTGCCACGCCGTGACGGGGGACATGGACTATCTGGTCCACATCATCGCCCGGGACGTGGAGCATCTCTCGCAGATCACCCTGAAGACGCTGGTTCGCATCCCCGGCGTGCGCGATGTGAAGTCGAGCATCGTGCTGGAGGCGATCAAGGAGCCCCGCACCCTTCCTCTCGAATAA
- a CDS encoding aromatic ring-hydroxylating dioxygenase subunit alpha gives MDEERLATYPTDAFLSKEYLAAEKKLLWPKIWQMVERETDLPNPGDWMTYNVADESVIVLRREDGSLRAFHNVCPHRGRQLVSVPEGAHDVRGSNRRSFVCGFHGWTFDLDGKNTYILDPQDWHNKLTPEMTCLSDVQVDTWGGFIYINMDPDCVPLKEWMGRAGEILDHFELAKMRYKWRQWAIYDCNWKTAIEAFLEPYHVAGTHTQLLAYGNYYALSKQYGLHSVSSYDTRDSKFAMSESAGTTRAGKGDDPRRSTYELIKENYETVNYSASTETLVNAASRLVDELPEGTSAQDVIAHWMASAKRDDAARGVAWPEVPAEIMAEAGLAWGLFPNQNILHGVTFALCYRVRPYGDDPNKCIFESYALERFPEGEVPETEWTYADPTGDNWGSVLAQDFSNMEFVQKGMKSSGFRGPLPNPHQEQKVINLHRNLANFLEGRGAPTKLAIDYD, from the coding sequence ATGGATGAGGAACGCCTCGCCACTTACCCCACCGATGCCTTCCTTTCGAAGGAATACCTTGCGGCAGAGAAGAAGCTGCTGTGGCCGAAGATCTGGCAAATGGTCGAGCGGGAGACCGACCTTCCCAATCCGGGAGACTGGATGACCTATAACGTCGCGGACGAATCGGTCATCGTCCTGCGCCGGGAAGACGGCTCGCTGCGGGCCTTCCACAATGTCTGCCCCCACCGCGGCCGCCAGCTCGTCTCCGTTCCCGAAGGTGCTCACGACGTGCGCGGCAGCAATCGCCGCAGCTTCGTTTGCGGTTTCCACGGCTGGACCTTCGATCTCGACGGGAAGAACACCTACATTCTCGACCCGCAGGACTGGCACAACAAGCTCACGCCGGAAATGACCTGCCTGTCGGACGTGCAGGTCGATACCTGGGGCGGCTTCATCTATATCAACATGGACCCGGACTGCGTTCCCCTGAAGGAATGGATGGGCCGCGCGGGCGAGATCCTCGATCACTTCGAACTCGCGAAGATGCGCTACAAGTGGCGCCAGTGGGCCATCTACGATTGCAACTGGAAGACCGCGATCGAGGCGTTCCTGGAACCCTATCACGTTGCCGGAACCCATACCCAGCTTCTGGCCTACGGCAATTACTACGCGCTCTCGAAGCAGTATGGGCTGCACTCGGTGTCCAGCTACGACACGCGCGACAGCAAGTTCGCGATGAGTGAAAGCGCCGGCACCACCCGCGCCGGCAAGGGCGACGATCCGCGCCGCTCGACGTACGAGCTGATCAAGGAAAACTACGAGACGGTGAACTACTCCGCCTCGACGGAAACACTCGTCAACGCGGCCAGCCGCCTGGTCGACGAACTGCCGGAGGGGACCTCGGCGCAGGATGTCATCGCGCACTGGATGGCATCGGCCAAGCGCGACGATGCCGCGCGGGGCGTCGCCTGGCCGGAAGTCCCGGCCGAGATCATGGCCGAGGCCGGGCTCGCCTGGGGCCTGTTCCCCAACCAGAACATCCTGCACGGGGTGACTTTCGCACTCTGCTACCGCGTGCGCCCCTATGGCGACGATCCGAACAAGTGCATCTTCGAAAGCTATGCGCTGGAACGCTTCCCCGAAGGCGAGGTGCCGGAAACGGAGTGGACTTACGCTGACCCAACCGGCGACAACTGGGGTTCGGTGCTGGCTCAGGACTTCTCGAACATGGAGTTCGTGCAGAAGGGCATGAAGTCTTCGGGCTTCCGCGGGCCGCTGCCCAATCCGCATCAGGAGCAGAAGGTCATCAACCTTCACCGCAACCTCGCGAACTTCCTTGAAGGGCGCGGCGCGCCCACCAAGCTGGCCATCGATTACGACTAG